CCGTCGTACATGATGCTGTCGACGTCAAAGCCACGAGCGGTGTAGCTCTGGCGGCCCGGCCCGCTGGCCTGGTTGAGGAACAACCCCGGCGTGTACCTGGCCACATCATTGATGCTGGTCATGTTCTGATCGTCCATGCGCTGGCGGGTGATCACGGTGACCGCCTGGGGTGTTTCGCGCATGGTCAATGGCAGCTTGGTGGCGGTGGCCATGGCGCCAGTGGTGTAGGACTGCGACCCCTCCGTGGTACTGCCCAGGCTGCTGTCGTTGATGGCCGTCGCACCCAGTTCCATTACGGCCGGGGCCTGACTAACTGGCTGCTCGTTGGCGAAGGTGGGGGGGAGGGTTGTCATGCAGATGGCCGCGGCCAGGAGACTGCGCGTGGGCGCGAATGAGCGAGGGGGCATGCAGTAATTGTCCTTATTGCTAGTGCTTATGAGAATGATTAGCAATAAGTGTGTCAGGATTTGACGCGCCTAAACAGCGGGGTGCGCCACATTTCTCACAAATTTTTCACATTTTTCTGGTGACGGTGCAGGACCCTTCGCTACAAGTGCGGCGTTGAACCTGTAGGAGCCGGCTTGCCGGCGAACATCGGCCAGGCTAGCACTTCGCTGGTGATCACTGCGCTTCTGACACCTTGGCCCCATGCAAGGCAATGCGCTTGCCAGCCTGCAAGCCGATTTCCAAGGCTTGGCCATCGCGTTGCTTGCCTTGGCGCGCCTGGCCGACCAGTTCGGGAATCAGCGGCCCTTCGGGCAGGTGCCGCCAGAACCGGCCGGGCAGGTGCTGGCGCAGGGCGTCCGGGTTGAGCCGGGCGGGGTTGAAGGTGTGCCGGTAATAGGTGAGCCACAGCTCGGCGTCCGGATCCTCCGCGCTCCGCGCCCACTGGTGCCATTCATCCGGGCAGTGGCGGCGGTAATCCAGGATTTCTCCATCGCAGCGGATACCGTCGCGCGGTGTTGCAATCAGCCAGCGTTGCCGCCCCAGGCGCTCGGCGAAATGGCCGCTGGCACTGTCGAGGATGTCGTGGGCGGGTTCGTGATAGGCAACCAGGTCCAGTTGCAGGCGTTCGGCCAATGCGCCAGGCAGTGGCACGAAGCGCACGAAGGCGTGCAGGTGATGGGCCTCGCGCCCGACCTGCTTGATGCGCCGCTGCAGTTCGCTGCCCAGGCGGTCGCCGGCGAGCATGGCGGTGCGATCACCATGGGCGACACGCCAGAGCACTTCGTAGAGCAGGTTCCAGCGTTGTTCGCCGCGATAGCGCCCCGCCTGCTCCAGCTGGGCCAGCAAGGCCGCCGGCACGCGGGCGCGAAATGGGCCCGGGCCTTCGGGCAGTGGCGCCGCCACCGCGAGCAGATCATCCATCGGGCCTTGGCCCCAGGTCACCTCGGCCGGGTCGATACCATGGCCGAGCAGCCGCCGTGCCTGGTCGCGCCAGGTGGCGAAGTCATCGTCGCAGTCGAGCGCGATCATCCCCACAAGCCCATCTGCACCGGCGCCTGGGGTTCGCGTAGGCGGGCGCGCAGCAGGCCGCTGCGCAGTTCGGCCTGGGCCGGGCGGTAATCGCTGGTGACGATGAACGGGCGGGCTTTTTCCAGCACGCAGCGCAGCTGGATCAGGTCGTCGTAGCGCACCCGCCGCTCACGGCGCAGGGCCACCAGCCGCTGTACGCTGCGCAGGCCGATGCCAGGGATGCGCGCCAGCAGCGCCGGTTCGGCGCGGTTCACGTCGAGCGGGAACACGTCGCGATTGGCCAGCGCCCAGGCCAGCTTGGGGTCGATGTCCAGCGCCAGGTTACCGGCCTCGCCGAGCAGCTCACCGGCCTTGTAGCCATAGCCGCGCAACAGGAAGTCGGCCTGATACAGCCTGTGCTCGCGCAGCAGCGGCGGGGCGGCCAGAGGGACACTGCCAGGGCTGTCGGGGATGGGGCTGAAGGCGGAGTAGTAGACGCGCTTGAGCCCGTACCCCTGGTACAGCGACTCGGCATTGCGCAGCAGCGTGCTGTCGTCGGTGGTGTCGGCACCGACGATCACCTGGGTACTTTGCCCGGCGGGCGTGAAGCGGGGTGCCCGGGGCTCGCCGGCCACGGCCTGTTGCCCCTGGTGGATCACCCCCATGGCCTGGCGGATGGTGCTGGCCTGTTTCTCCGGGGCCAGGCGCTTGAGGCTGGCGTCGGTGGGCAGTTCGATGTTGACGCTCAGGCGGTCGGCCAGGCGCCCGGCCTCCTCGATCAGCAGCGGGTCGGCGTCAGGAATGGTCTTGAGGTGGATGTAGCCGCGAAAGCCGTGTTCCTCGCGCAGCAGGCGCGCCACCCTGATCAGTTGCTCCATGGTGTAGTCGGCCGAACGGATGATGCCGGAACTGAGGAACAGGCCGCTGATGCAGTTGCGTCGGTAGAAATCGAGGGTCAGGCGTACCACTTCCTCGGGGGTGAAGCGCGCCCGTGGCACGTTGCTGGAACGGCGGTTGACGCAGTACTGGCAATCGTAGAGGCAGAAGTTGGTGAGCAGCACCTTGAGCAGGGATACGCAGCGGCCATCCGGGGTGAAACTGTGGCAGATCCCCATGCCATCGGTGGCACCAAGCCCGTCACGGCCTCGCGAGCTGCGCTTGGGCGCACCACTGCTGGCGCAGGAGGCATCGTACTTGGCGGCGTCGGCGAGGATGCCGAGCTTAGCGATCAGTTGCATGGGGATTCTCGAAGTACTGATTATTCATACAGTATTTCGGGCGGTGGCTGATTGCAAGTGCCAGCTCGATCATGCCTGAGCAAATCAGTCGACTAAGCTTGATCCAGGCTCAACGCCGCAGGCCCCGTGCCTGTGGGTTGCCAGTGCAGGCAATGGCGAAAACGGGAGCGCACATGAACATCGCGAACAAGACGAAATGGGCCTTGGCCGGGTTGGTCCTGGCCTTGGGCCTGGGCAGTGCACAGGCCGCCGACGCCAAGCGGGTGGATGTCCTGCTGGTAGGCGGCGGCATCATGAGTTCGACCCTGGCGGTCTGGCTCAACGAGCTGGAACCCGGCTGGACGATGGAAATGGTCGAGCGCCTGGACAAGGTCGCCGAGGAGAGCTCCAACGGCTGGAACAACGCCGGCACCGGCCACTCCGCCCTGGCCGAGCTCAACTACACACCGGAGAAGGACGGCAAGATCGACATCAGCAAGGCGGTGGAGATCAATGAGTCGTTCCAGGTCACCCGGCAGTTCCTGGCCTGGCAGGTCAAGCAGGGCGTGCTGAAGAACCCGCGTTCATTCATCAACACCACGCCGCATATGAGCTTCGTCTGGGGTGACGACAATATCCGTTTCCTCAGGAAGCGTTACGAAGCCTTGCAGGCCAGCCCGCTGTTCAAACCCATGCAGTACTCCGAGGACCACGCGCAGATCGCCAAGTGGGTGCCGCTGATGATGGAGGGGCGCGACCCCAACCAGAAACTTGCGGTGACCTGGACGCCCATCGGCACCGACGTCAACTTCGGCGAGATCACCCGCCAGTACGTGGGGTACCTGCAGACCCGGCCGAACTTCGACCTCAAGCTGTCTACCGAGGTCGAGGGCATTACCCGCAATGACGATGGCAGCTGGCACGTCGAGTACAAGAACCTCAAGGACGGCAGCACCGCGGCCACGGACGCCAAGTTCCTGTTCATCGGTGCCGGCGGCGCCGCGCTGCCGCTGCTGCAGAAGTCCGGCATCGACGAGGCCAAGGACTATGCAGGTTTCCCGGTGGGTGGCTCGTTCCTGGTCACCGACAACCCGGCCATCGCCCAGCGGCACATGGCCAAGGCCTATGGCATCGCCGCCACCGGCGCGCCGCCGATGTCGGTGCCGCACCTGGACACGCGGGTGCTCGACGGCAAGCGCATGATCCTGTTCGGGCCGTTCGCCACGTTCTCCACCAAGTTCCTCAAGCAGGGCTCGTTGCTGGACCTGGTAGCCAGCATGTCGTTGCACAACACCTGGCCGATGGTGCGGGTCGGGGTGCGCGAGTTCGACCTGGTGCAGTACCTGATCGGGCAGTTGATGCAGTCGGATGATGATCGTTTCGCGGCGCTGCAGACCTACTTCCCCGAGGCGAAGAAGGAAGACTGGCGGTTGTGGCAGGCGGGGCAGCGGGTGCAGATCATCAAGCAGGATGAAAACCTGGGCGGGGTGCTGAAGCTGGGCACCGAGATCGTGACGTCGAAGGATGGCAGCATCGCCGGGTTGCTGGGGGCCTCGCCGGGTGCCTCCACCGCGCCGCCGATCATGCTCGACCTGCTGAACAAGGTGTTCAAGGACAAGGTCGCCACCCCAGAGTGGCAGGCCAAGATCAAGCAGATCATCCCGTCCTACGGGATCCGCCTGAACGAGCATCCGGACAAGGTGCAGGAAGAGTGGAACTACACCAGCGAGGTGCTGCAACTGGCGCCCGCCGAAGCACCCTGAGCCGCATGCGATCGAGGTAGGAGCCAGCTTGCTGGCGAACCGCTTTCGCCAGCAAGCTGGCTCCTATAGGACAATGGACTGCGCAACTGCCTGGATCTGCTGGCGAAACCACCGTCGCAACGGATCGGCATGGGTGCGCGCATGCCAGATCTGCATCACTTGCACCCGTGGCAGGTCGAGCGGCAACGGGTGGATGCGCAGGTCAGGATCACGCGCGACCGCCTCCTCGGCCAATGACCGCAGGCACGTCAGCAGCAGGTCGGTGCCGCGTACCAGCCGCGTGGGTGCAATGAAACTGGACAGGCCGGCAATGATCCTGCGCTCGTGACCCAGGTTGCGCAGCGCGCGATCGACACGGCCATCCAGATCGCCGGTCAAGGTCGTGATCAGATGCTCGCACTTCAGGAAAACCTCAAGGCCCATGCCGCCCGCCAGGTGTGGATTGCTGGCCGATGCCAGCACGACGAAATCCTCGCTGAGCAGATGCTGCTGGTGGAAGGTATCCGGCAAGTCGGTGTAGAAACCGGCGATGGCCAGGTCGCAGGTGCCTTTTTCCAGTGCGTCACGCGGCAGCTCGCCACGGGTGTTGTGGGTGACCAAGGTGAGATTCGGCGCCTGGCGGCGCAGGACCGGCAGTAGCCCAGGCAGCAGTGCCTGCTCAAGATAGTCGGTGCTGTACAGGTGCAGGCGGGCAGGGCGTGCCAGGAAGTCCTCGCCGTCGCAACGCTCGAAGAAATCCCTCAATTGCTCGGTCAGTACCTGAACCTGGGGCGCCAGTTCATGGGCGCGTGGTGTCGGGGTGAGGCCGCGGGGCGCACGCACGAACAACGGATCGCCGAACTGGTGCCGCAGCTTGTTGAGCTTGTGGCTCAGGGCCGGCTGGCTGAGGGCCAGGCGCTCGGCGGCACGGGAGGCGTTGCGCTCCTCGTAGAGCACCTGGAACAGGTGCAGCAGGTTGAGGTCTTTGTTGCCGATATTCATAAATTGGATTGCAGGAATAAAAGCTTTCGAATTATAGAATCTTAGCGCGATGGCTAGGATGTGCCCATTCACATCCAACCGGAGGCGCCAATGCCCATCGCCATCTTCGCCACGATCCACCCCCGCCCTGAATGCCGCGACGCCACCGAAGCGGCCTTGCGCCTGATGGTTGAGCGCAGCCGCGCGGAACCCGGCAACCTGCGCTATGACCTGTTCGCTCACGAGGGCGACGCACCGGCATTCGAGCTGTTCGAACTGTATGCCGACGAGGCCGCTGTCGAAGCCCATCGCGCCAGTCCCCATTACCAGGCTTATCGCGCCACCACCGCCGACTGGCTGGCCGCACCGACACGGGTGCAGTTGGCCCGTGCGCTCGATATCAGCCCCTTCAACTGACCCGGAGATCATCATGTCCAAACTCACAACCGTCGCCCTCGCCGGCGCGCTCGTGGCAGGCGGTGCCGTTGCCGCGCCCAAGGGTGAAGTGCTGGTGCTGCTGTCCAGCGAAAACCAGTTGGCGCTCAAGGGTGGCAAGCACTACCCGACCGGTTACTACCTCAACGAATTCGGTGTGCCTGCCGATCAGTTGCTCAAGGCCGGTTACACGTTGGTGCTGGTCACGCCCAAGGGCAATGCACCGAGCGTCGACGAGCGTTCGGTCGACCCGATGTACTTCGGGGGCGACCAGGCGGAAATGCTGCGTATCCGCCAGGTCGTCGAAAACCTGCCGGGCATCCACGACACGTTGTCGTTGAAAGAGGTGCTGGCGGGTGACCTGGGCCGCTACGCCGGTATCTTCATCCCTGGCGGGCATGCACCGTTGATCGACCTGGCCAACAATCCCGAGGTCGGGGCACTGCTACGCCACTTCCACCAGGCTGGCAAGCCTACGGCCGCCATCTGTCATGGCCCCATCACGCTGTTGTCCGCGCAGCAGGATCCCTTTGCCTACCGCGCGGCCCTGGCCCGTGGCGAGGCCCCGGCGGCCAGTGACTGGAGTTACCAGGGATATCGCATGACCATATTTTCCGACCCGGAGGAGCAGGTGTTCGAAGGCTCGCTGGAGGGAGAGCGCTTGCAGTTCTATCCGGCGAAGGCGATGGCGGGCGCTGGTGGTGACATGAGCTACGCCGATGCCTGGAAGCCCCATGTGGTGGTCGATCGTGAACTGATCACCGGGCAGAACCCGTTCTCCGACAAAGCGCTGGCCAAGGCGTTGCTGGAAAAGCTGGGCCAGGAGGACAACAACGGCGGTTGAACCGTTGGCAACGAGCAACGAGGGCCTTGGCCCGCTGCCCGGGCCTTGGCAAACTCAGCTGTCAGCGCGCTTGCGTGGCTTGTGTGGGCGCCCTGCATAGGCGGATGTTTCGATGCGGGAAAACGCTGTAATTGCATCGTCGGTGAGGAAGCTGTCGTAATGTGCCGATGCCCGCAGGCGAGCCAGCTTTTCATCGGCAATAGTCTTGAAGTGGTTGACCGATGCAGTGAAATCGCTGGGCTTGGTCATGTTTTGAGGTCCTCTTGATCGAAAGCAGCGTAACCATGGGTAAGGTTGTAGGCAAGGCCAACCCCCCTCACCTGACGGAAACCATCCTGAGTGTAGGCGGCGCGTGCCTGGGGTAGCGGATTCCTGATGACCACCCACTTCAAACCGAGCATCCAGGCGTAATATCGCACGGCACTCAGGCACAGTGGCGCTACGTATCCTTTGGTTGCGAGTGTGTTGTCCGGATTGCGCTGCAAATACAGCACCATGATCTTTTCTTGGCTGTCCAGTGGGGTTGCCCAACACATGCCGGCCAGGTGGTCTTCATGCCACAGGGCGATGTCGAGGGCGCGGGCATGGACGTGCCTGGTTTTCCAGCGCGGTACCCGTTCCCAGCCGAAATCGTGTGGGTCGGGAAGCCACTGTTCGTGCGCCGAGATGGCGCGTGTGTCGATTTCGCCGATCTCCAGCAGGCTGGCCATTTGCCTGTTCATTCGCTCGATCTCCAGCAGCGCTTGCCCCCGTGCGGCCTGTTTGAGCCCCATGAGTTGGGCCCGAAGCTGATCATCCATGTCGTCCCTGTTCGATGCAGAAGTGAGGTGCAACGAGGGTAACGATGATTGTGCCAGGAGTGGCCTGAGAGTCCCGGTAGCAGTTTCTCTTCGGGTTGTAGTACTGGTCCGAGCGCGGTGAGTCGGGGAGCCCTTCAGCGTTTGGCCGGCCTGGTCAATCCATCGACCATCAGCACCGCCGCACCGGCCATGATGGCGATATCGGCCAGGTTGAAGACGCCAGTGTGCAGCGAGCCGACATTGAGCACCAGGTAGTCGACCACATGGCCGTCGCGAAACACCCGGTCGATCAGGTTCGACAGACCGCCCATGGCAATGAACCAGGCCGCGGAGGCTTTGATGGGGGCCGTTTGCCAGTGCTTGTAGGCCCAGGCAATGGCCCAGCAGCACACGATGCCCACGGCGACCACGAAGATCAACTGCTTGAGGCCGGGCGCGAGCCCCGCGCCGAGGCTGAGGAAGGCGCCGGGATTGAGGCTCAGGGCCAAGTCCAGCCAGACGTTCTGGTTGCCGAAGACATAGCTGTGGTTGTTCAGGGCGACCAGGGCGATCAGTTTCACCCACTGGTCGAGAATGATGAAGGCGACGCCCAGGATCAGGACGAGGGTACGGCTGGAGAGCATGGTGACAGTTCCTGTGCTGCACGGGCGCGGCCGTCCGGTATTGGCGGGTGTGCCGACAGCGCGGCGAAGATAGCGCAGGCGGGTCTAGACTTAAAGCCTGGCCCCGCATGACACGCGGGCTGTTCAACCCTTCGACCACCGCCTCCGGGCCGGACATCGCCGACGGTGGCCTTCCGCTTGAGGAGGGCAGGTCATGGACGAGGCAAGGCTTCAGGAATTCATGGGCAGGCTGGTGGGGGACATGGGCGCGGCGGCGACCTTGGCCAATGTGGTGCTCGGTGACGAGCTTGGGTTGTATCGGGCCATGGCCGACAGCTTGCCGGTCACGCCCGAAGTGCTGGCCGAGCGCACCGGTTGCCAGCCGCGGTTGGTGCGTGAATGGCTCAATGGCCAGGCCGCGGCAGGTTATGTGGAACATCGTAATGGCAGCTTCACCCTTCCCGAGGAGCAGGCCCTGACCCTGGCGCTCGAGGACTCGCCGGCCTACATGGCCGGTGGCGCGGCGGTGCTGGCGGCGCTGTTCCACGACAAGGACAAGCTGGTGGCGGCCATGCGCGGCGATGGCGGGCTGGCCTGGGGCGATCATCACCCGTGCATGTTCAGCGGTACCGAACGTTTCTTCCGCCCGGGCTACCGGACGTTCTTGGTGGCGGACTGGCTGCCGGCGCTGGACGGCGTGGTGGCCAAGTTGCAGGCCGGGGCGCAGGTGGCCGATGTCGGGTGTGGCCATGGCGCCTCGACCATCGTCCTGGCCCAGGCATTTCCGGCCTCGCATTTCATTGGCTACGACTACCATGCCCCTTCGGTGAGCACCGCCATCGAACGTGCCCGTGAAGCTGGCCTGGGCGATCGGGTGAGCTTCGTCCAGGCTTCGGCCAAGGATTATCCCGGCCATGATCTGGACCTGGTGTGCTTCTTCGATTGCCTGCATGACATGGGCGACCCGGTCGGCGCGGCGCGGCACGCCTACAAGGCGTTGAAAGAGGATGGCACGGTGATGCTGGTCGAACCGTTCGCCGAAGACACCTTGGATGCCAACATCAACCCGGTCGGGCGGCTGTTCTACGCTGCTTCGACCTTCATCTGCACGCCGAATTCGCTGTCGCAGGAAGTGGGGCTCGGGCTGGGTGCGCAGGCTGGCGAGGCGCGGCTGCGGGCGGTGTTCGAGGAGGCAGGGTTCACACGGTTCCGGCGGGCGACGCAGACGCCGTTCAACCTGATCCTGGAGGCCAGGAAGTAGCAACCGGGCTGCGCAGAAAAGAGAAGGGGCGCCATTCAGCGCCCCTTCATCTTGCAGCTTAGGCTTCAGCGTCCCATGGACGATCGCCTTTCTCATCCTTGACGCGGGTCGGCAGGCCCATCACGTCCAGCGCCTTGAGGAACGGCTCGGCCGGCAGCTCCTCGACGTTGACCATGCGCCCGGCGTCCCACTGGCCGCGGGCGACCAGCAGGGCGGCAGCCACCGGCGGCACGCCGGCGGTGTAGGAGATGCCCTGGCTGTCGGTCTCGGCGTAGGCCTCTTCGTGGTCCGCGACGTTGTAGATGAATACTTCGCGCGGTTGACCGTCTTTGGTGCCCTTGACCAGGTCACCGATGCAGGTCTTGCCGGTGTAGCCCGGGGCCAGCGAGGCCGGATCGGGCAGCACGGCCTTGACCACTTTCAGCGGCACCACTTCCAGGCCTTCGGCGGTCTTGACCGGCTGCTCGGAGAGCAGGCCAAGGTTCTTCAGCACGGTGAACACATTGATGTAGTGCTCGCCGAAGCTCATCCAGAAGCGCACGTTCGGCACGTTCAGGTTCTTCGAGATCGAATGAACCTCGTCGTGGCCGGTCAGGTACAGGTTCTGCGAACCGACCACCGGCAGATCGTCGGTGCGCTTGACCTCGAACATGGTGTTGCTGGTCCACTGGCTGTTCTGCCAGCTCCATACTTGCCCGGTGAACTCGCGGAAGTTGATTTCCGGGTCGAAGTTGGTGGCGAAGTACTTGCCGTGGGAACCGGCATTGACGTCGAGGATGTCGATCGAGTCGATCTGGTCGAAATACTGCTGCTGCGCGAGTTTCGCGTAGCTGTTCACCACACCCGGGTCGAAGCCGACACCGAGAATGGCGGTAATGTTCTTCTGCTGGCACTCTTCGAGGTGTTTCCACTCGTAGTTGCCATACCAGGGCGGGGTTTCGCAGATCTTGCCCGGTTCTTCGTGAATCGCGGTGTCCAGGTAGGCGACACCGGTATCGATGCAGGCGCGCAGCACCGACATGTTGAGGAAGGCGGAACCAACGTTGATCACGATCTGCGATTCGGTCTCGCGGATCAGTGCCTTGGTTGCCTCGACATCGAGGGCGTTGAGCGAGAAGGCCTGGATGTCGGCGGGTACCTTGAGGCTACCCTTGGCCTTGACGCTGTCGATGATGGCCTGGCATTTGGAGATGTTCCGTGACGCAATCGCAATACGACCCAGTTCGTCGTTATGCTGTGCGCACTTGTGGGCCACCACCTTGGCGACACCTCCTGCACCAATGATAAGAACGTTCTTCTTCAATTCAGCTTTTCTCCTTCATGAAAGCCTGTCTTACGACAGGCTCGAAACGTAGTCGTCGAACCCGAACTCGCGCACCACCTCGACGCTGCCGTCGAGCTGCTTGACCGCGATGGACGGCATTTTCAGACCGTTGAACCAGTTTTTCTTGACCATGGTGTAGCCGGCGGTGTCGACGAACGACAGGCGGTCACCGATCTGCAGCGGCTTGTCGAACTGATATTCGCCGAAGATATCGCCGGCCAGGCACGACTTGCCGCAGACCATGTAGGTGTGCGCGCCGTCATTGGGGGCCATCTTGGCGTTGAGGCGGTAGATCAGCAGGTCGAGCAGGTGCGCTTCGATCGAGCTGTCGACCACGGCCAGGTGCTTGCCGTTGTACAGGGTGTCGAGCACGGTCACTTCCAGCGAGGCGCTGTTGGTGATGGCCGCTTCGCCCGGCTCCAGGTAAACCTGTACGGCGTATTTTTCCGCGAAGGCTTTCAGGCGCGCGCAGAAGGCATCGACCGCATAGTCTTCACCGGTGAAGTGGATACCACCACCGAGGCTGACCCACTCGACCTTGTGCAGCAGGTGGCCGAAGCGCTCTTCGATGTGCGACAGCATCTTGTCGAACAGGCTGAAGTCGCCGTTCTCGCAGTTGTTGTGGAACATGAAGCCGGAGATCTTCTCGATCACCTTCTCGATTTTCTCAGGGTCCCACTCACCGAGGCGGCTGAACGGGCGGGCGGGGTCGGCCAGCAGGTAGTCGGAGCTGCTCACCTGCGGGTTGACGCGCAGGCCGCGCACCTTGCCTTCGGACTGCTCGGCGAAGCGCTCGAGCTGGCCGATGGAGTTGAAGATGATCTTGTCGCAGTTCTCGAGCATCTCTTCGACTTCATCGTCGGCCCAGGCCACGCTGTAGGCGTGGGTTTCGCCGGCGAACTTCTGGCGGCCGAGCTTGAGCTCGTACAGCGAGGACGAAGTGGTGCCATCCATGTACTGCTGCATCAGGTCGAACACCGACCAGGTGGCGAAGCACTTGAGGGCGAGCAGGGCCTTGGCCCCGGACTGCTGGCGAACGTAGGCAATCTTTTCCATGTTGCCCAGCAGCTTTTGTTTATCGATGAGGTAGTACGGCGTCTTGATCATTTAAAGGCCCCCGGCCAGGCCGGCCAAAAAAAGGACACGCATTGTGCCTTCACTTGCCACTCTTCGAAAGGGCGCGAGGCGCATTTCGTCTGAGTCGCGTGGGTGGAAGGCCCAGTGGAACACAAGATTGTGACTATCGTGGTCCGCGCACGGGGGGCGAACCTGCACGATGTGTTGTCGATCCAGGCCCGAGGGCGTATAAACTGCACCCACTTTTTGGCCGGTCGCTTCCTGAACCGGCCGCTGAAACAAAGAGAGTCGATATGGGCGCACAGTGGAAAGCCAAGCATAGAGAAACGGCGGCCAACGCCAAGGGCAAGATCATGGGCAAGCTGGCCAAGGAGATCCAGATCGCCGCCAAGTCCGGCGCCGATCCGGACATGAACCCACGCCTGCGCCTGGCCATCGTCCAGGCCAAGAAAGCCTCGATGACCCGTGAGACCCTGGAGC
This genomic stretch from Pseudomonas entomophila L48 harbors:
- a CDS encoding TIGR03915 family putative DNA repair protein, translated to MIALDCDDDFATWRDQARRLLGHGIDPAEVTWGQGPMDDLLAVAAPLPEGPGPFRARVPAALLAQLEQAGRYRGEQRWNLLYEVLWRVAHGDRTAMLAGDRLGSELQRRIKQVGREAHHLHAFVRFVPLPGALAERLQLDLVAYHEPAHDILDSASGHFAERLGRQRWLIATPRDGIRCDGEILDYRRHCPDEWHQWARSAEDPDAELWLTYYRHTFNPARLNPDALRQHLPGRFWRHLPEGPLIPELVGQARQGKQRDGQALEIGLQAGKRIALHGAKVSEAQ
- a CDS encoding putative DNA modification/repair radical SAM protein is translated as MQLIAKLGILADAAKYDASCASSGAPKRSSRGRDGLGATDGMGICHSFTPDGRCVSLLKVLLTNFCLYDCQYCVNRRSSNVPRARFTPEEVVRLTLDFYRRNCISGLFLSSGIIRSADYTMEQLIRVARLLREEHGFRGYIHLKTIPDADPLLIEEAGRLADRLSVNIELPTDASLKRLAPEKQASTIRQAMGVIHQGQQAVAGEPRAPRFTPAGQSTQVIVGADTTDDSTLLRNAESLYQGYGLKRVYYSAFSPIPDSPGSVPLAAPPLLREHRLYQADFLLRGYGYKAGELLGEAGNLALDIDPKLAWALANRDVFPLDVNRAEPALLARIPGIGLRSVQRLVALRRERRVRYDDLIQLRCVLEKARPFIVTSDYRPAQAELRSGLLRARLREPQAPVQMGLWG
- the mqo gene encoding malate dehydrogenase (quinone) encodes the protein MNIANKTKWALAGLVLALGLGSAQAADAKRVDVLLVGGGIMSSTLAVWLNELEPGWTMEMVERLDKVAEESSNGWNNAGTGHSALAELNYTPEKDGKIDISKAVEINESFQVTRQFLAWQVKQGVLKNPRSFINTTPHMSFVWGDDNIRFLRKRYEALQASPLFKPMQYSEDHAQIAKWVPLMMEGRDPNQKLAVTWTPIGTDVNFGEITRQYVGYLQTRPNFDLKLSTEVEGITRNDDGSWHVEYKNLKDGSTAATDAKFLFIGAGGAALPLLQKSGIDEAKDYAGFPVGGSFLVTDNPAIAQRHMAKAYGIAATGAPPMSVPHLDTRVLDGKRMILFGPFATFSTKFLKQGSLLDLVASMSLHNTWPMVRVGVREFDLVQYLIGQLMQSDDDRFAALQTYFPEAKKEDWRLWQAGQRVQIIKQDENLGGVLKLGTEIVTSKDGSIAGLLGASPGASTAPPIMLDLLNKVFKDKVATPEWQAKIKQIIPSYGIRLNEHPDKVQEEWNYTSEVLQLAPAEAP
- a CDS encoding LysR family transcriptional regulator, producing MNIGNKDLNLLHLFQVLYEERNASRAAERLALSQPALSHKLNKLRHQFGDPLFVRAPRGLTPTPRAHELAPQVQVLTEQLRDFFERCDGEDFLARPARLHLYSTDYLEQALLPGLLPVLRRQAPNLTLVTHNTRGELPRDALEKGTCDLAIAGFYTDLPDTFHQQHLLSEDFVVLASASNPHLAGGMGLEVFLKCEHLITTLTGDLDGRVDRALRNLGHERRIIAGLSSFIAPTRLVRGTDLLLTCLRSLAEEAVARDPDLRIHPLPLDLPRVQVMQIWHARTHADPLRRWFRQQIQAVAQSIVL
- a CDS encoding putative quinol monooxygenase produces the protein MPIAIFATIHPRPECRDATEAALRLMVERSRAEPGNLRYDLFAHEGDAPAFELFELYADEAAVEAHRASPHYQAYRATTADWLAAPTRVQLARALDISPFN
- a CDS encoding type 1 glutamine amidotransferase domain-containing protein — protein: MSKLTTVALAGALVAGGAVAAPKGEVLVLLSSENQLALKGGKHYPTGYYLNEFGVPADQLLKAGYTLVLVTPKGNAPSVDERSVDPMYFGGDQAEMLRIRQVVENLPGIHDTLSLKEVLAGDLGRYAGIFIPGGHAPLIDLANNPEVGALLRHFHQAGKPTAAICHGPITLLSAQQDPFAYRAALARGEAPAASDWSYQGYRMTIFSDPEEQVFEGSLEGERLQFYPAKAMAGAGGDMSYADAWKPHVVVDRELITGQNPFSDKALAKALLEKLGQEDNNGG
- a CDS encoding signal peptidase II, whose protein sequence is MLSSRTLVLILGVAFIILDQWVKLIALVALNNHSYVFGNQNVWLDLALSLNPGAFLSLGAGLAPGLKQLIFVVAVGIVCCWAIAWAYKHWQTAPIKASAAWFIAMGGLSNLIDRVFRDGHVVDYLVLNVGSLHTGVFNLADIAIMAGAAVLMVDGLTRPAKR
- a CDS encoding class I SAM-dependent methyltransferase, yielding MDEARLQEFMGRLVGDMGAAATLANVVLGDELGLYRAMADSLPVTPEVLAERTGCQPRLVREWLNGQAAAGYVEHRNGSFTLPEEQALTLALEDSPAYMAGGAAVLAALFHDKDKLVAAMRGDGGLAWGDHHPCMFSGTERFFRPGYRTFLVADWLPALDGVVAKLQAGAQVADVGCGHGASTIVLAQAFPASHFIGYDYHAPSVSTAIERAREAGLGDRVSFVQASAKDYPGHDLDLVCFFDCLHDMGDPVGAARHAYKALKEDGTVMLVEPFAEDTLDANINPVGRLFYAASTFICTPNSLSQEVGLGLGAQAGEARLRAVFEEAGFTRFRRATQTPFNLILEARK
- a CDS encoding saccharopine dehydrogenase family protein, which gives rise to MKKNVLIIGAGGVAKVVAHKCAQHNDELGRIAIASRNISKCQAIIDSVKAKGSLKVPADIQAFSLNALDVEATKALIRETESQIVINVGSAFLNMSVLRACIDTGVAYLDTAIHEEPGKICETPPWYGNYEWKHLEECQQKNITAILGVGFDPGVVNSYAKLAQQQYFDQIDSIDILDVNAGSHGKYFATNFDPEINFREFTGQVWSWQNSQWTSNTMFEVKRTDDLPVVGSQNLYLTGHDEVHSISKNLNVPNVRFWMSFGEHYINVFTVLKNLGLLSEQPVKTAEGLEVVPLKVVKAVLPDPASLAPGYTGKTCIGDLVKGTKDGQPREVFIYNVADHEEAYAETDSQGISYTAGVPPVAAALLVARGQWDAGRMVNVEELPAEPFLKALDVMGLPTRVKDEKGDRPWDAEA
- the nspC gene encoding carboxynorspermidine decarboxylase → MIKTPYYLIDKQKLLGNMEKIAYVRQQSGAKALLALKCFATWSVFDLMQQYMDGTTSSSLYELKLGRQKFAGETHAYSVAWADDEVEEMLENCDKIIFNSIGQLERFAEQSEGKVRGLRVNPQVSSSDYLLADPARPFSRLGEWDPEKIEKVIEKISGFMFHNNCENGDFSLFDKMLSHIEERFGHLLHKVEWVSLGGGIHFTGEDYAVDAFCARLKAFAEKYAVQVYLEPGEAAITNSASLEVTVLDTLYNGKHLAVVDSSIEAHLLDLLIYRLNAKMAPNDGAHTYMVCGKSCLAGDIFGEYQFDKPLQIGDRLSFVDTAGYTMVKKNWFNGLKMPSIAVKQLDGSVEVVREFGFDDYVSSLS